A stretch of Mesoplodon densirostris isolate mMesDen1 chromosome 7, mMesDen1 primary haplotype, whole genome shotgun sequence DNA encodes these proteins:
- the PAFAH1B2 gene encoding platelet-activating factor acetylhydrolase IB subunit alpha2, whose translation MSQGDSNPAAIPHAAEDIQGDDRWMSQHNRFVLDCKDKEPDVLFVGDSMVQLMQQYEIWRELFSPLHALNFGIGGDTTRHVLWRLKNGELENIKPKVIVVWVGTNNHENTAEEVAGGIEAIVQLINTRQPQAKIIVLGLLPRGEKPNPLRQKNAKVNQLLKVSLPKLANVQLLDTDGGFVHSDGAISCHDMFDFLHLTGGGYAKICKPLHELIMQLLEETPEEKQTTIA comes from the exons ATGAGCCAAGGAGACTCAAACCCAGCAGCCATTCCACATGCAGCGGAAGATATTCAAGGAGATGACAGATGGATGTCTCAG CACAACAGATTTGTCCTGGACTGCAAAGACAAAGAGCCGGATGTCCTGTTTGTGGGGGACTCCATGGTGCAGTTGATGCAGCAGTATGAG ataTGGCGAGAGCTTTTTTCCCCACTTCATGCACTGAATTTTGGAATTGGGGGAGATACAACAAGACATGTTTTATGGAGACTAAAGAATGGAGAACTGGAGAATATTAAACCTAAG GTCATTGTTGTCTGGGTGGGAACAAACAACCATGAAAATACAGCAGAGGAAGTAGCAGGTGGAATCGAGGCCATCGTACAACTTATCAACACAAGGCAGCCACAGGCCAAAATCATTGTATTG GGTTTGTTACCTCGAGGTGAGAAGCCCAACCCTTTGAGGCAAAAGAATGCCAAGGTGAACCAGCTCCTCAAGGTTTCCCTGCCGAAGCTTGCCAATGTTCAGCTCCTGGATACAGATGGGGGCTTCGTGCACTCGGACGGTGCCATCTCCTGCCACGACATGTTTGATTTTCTGCATCTCACAGGAGGGGGCTACGCAAAGATCTGCAAACCCCTCCATGAACTGATCATGCAATTGTTGGAGGAAACACCTGAGGAAAAACAAACCACCATTGCCTGA